In Bacillus pumilus, the sequence GACAGAGCCCGCGAATTCAAGCCCTAATGGATTTCCAATGGCGATGACTGGCTCACCTGGCTTCACATGATCTGAATTGCCAAAGGCGGCGGTTTTCTTGATCTTATCACTTTTGACGGTGAGTACCGCTAAATCCATGAGCTGATCGCTGCCGACAAGATCGGCTCCAATTCTTGTCCCGTCCTGAAGGCTCACTTCAAGCTGGTTTGCGCCTTTGATGACATGATGGTTGGTCACGATATAAAAGGTATCACCCTTTTTTTTATAAATCACACCTGACCCGCTGCCTGCTTCTCCACCTTCCTCCCAAAAGCTCGACTTTTGGATGTTAATGACGCCGACAACCGTATCCGACATACTAGACACCACTTTCGTGACAGCATCATTGACGCTCACATTGACTGTCTTTAAAGGGCCCTCTGATGCTTGCTGGTCTCCGGCCGGCTGCCAACCAAAGGGACTGCCGCTCTGTCCAGATACATAGGGGAAAAAGAATCCCATTAAAAAAGCTCCTACCAATACACCGATCAAACCAGATAGGAAATATCCTTTTCTGCTCCGTCTCGGCTTCCACTCTACATCGCGATAATCCACTATGTTTCCTTCCTTTCAGTGAATAGATGATGTATATAGTGTTGGTAAGAAGCTCTTATCTTAATCATACGATTGTCAAAATCATACGGCGCAAAGCGGTGTTGCTTTTTTCGGATCCGTATCATATAAATCAAAGCCGTCCCCCACAACATAGCCCTTCATTTCAAGCGTCTGCTGGACCGCCATACGGGCTAAATCCTTCATGTTGTTGTCTTGACTCAAGTGAGCTAAGTAAATGCGTGAGGTGGCATCCCCAATTACATCTGTCATCGCAAGAGCGGCATCTTCATTCGATACATGTCCAACGTCGCTCAGGATTCTGCGCTTAATACTCCATGGGTATCGGCCCATTTGCAGCATACCGACATCATGATTGCTCTCAAATACAAATGTATTGGCTGATTTAATAATTCCTTTCATGCGATCACTCACATAGCCTGTATCCGTCATGAGGGCAAGCTTTCGCCCTCCATAATGGAACACGTAAAACATAGGCTCTGCCGCATCATGTGACACGCCAAATGACTCGACATCAAGACCGCCAAAGGATTGAACCGTCTCCATATCAAAATGAAATTTCTGCTCGGTGTCAATCTTCCCAATATGAGATTCCATCGCCTTCCACGTTTTCGCATTTGCATAGACGGGAAGCTTGTACTTTCTTGCCATGACACCAAGCCCCTTAATATGATCTGAGTGCTCGTGTGTCACAAAAATTCCGTCCAAGTCTTCAGGCTTTCGGTCGATTTGACCAAGCAGCTCGACCATCTGCTTGCCGCTTAGGCCAGCATCCACCAAAAAGGCATGCTCGTCTGTTTCTAAATAAAAAGCGTTCCCCGTACTTCCGCTCGCTAGTACACTGAACTGCAAGCTCATGTTCTCTCACTCCATTGAAGATTTGTCATCTTTCTCTATATGATCAAGTGTTGAGCCGTCGATGGCATTGATCAAATATTCTTCCTCTGTCTTTTTCTTTGAACCAGCTGATTCGCCTTCAAGCTCCACTCTCCATACAGGAACCATGACCTGCGTGCTTGCACCTGGGTATTGCGTATAGTAGCCAAGTTCCACCTTGTTCACGGTCGTGTTTTGGCTCAGCATATTTTGCGTATATAAGTCCTTCACAGTTTCAAGCGCCGGGACAAGGGTTTCTTTTCTCACTTCATTAATCGACGTCACCATCGACTGCTGATATGATACGACCTCGTTTTGATCGTTCAAATCTAATGTGATTTTTCCGATGGTTTCGGTGTCATCAAGGCCTTCTTGGAAGATGTATTTCCCTTTATACGTTTGGAAAAAGACGATTTTACCTGTCTCTTCATCAATACTCCACAGCTTATAATTCTTCCCATCCAGCAAACGCTGGTTCACAAGGTTCGTCGCTGCTGTTTTCATATCCTTTTTCGGCAATGCGACTGGTTTATTGAAGGTCATTTCAAGCAACGTGACAGGATCATCTTTGTCTGTTTTCGGGAATGTGCTTTTCGCCTTTTGATCAGCTAATCCGTCGACATCCTTTTTCGTATATTGCTTCTTTTCAGCTGTAATGCGGTATCCAATCTTCGCTTCATCTGATAGATTGCCATATTTGATTCCGTCTGCCTTCATTTCTTCCAGCGTATCCGTTTTTTCGATAATCGCAAAATGATCAGTCGATCGTTTTTCAAAGTATTGAAAACCTAGAAAGATATCGAGAACGAGAAAGGCTAGGATAAAGATCGTTTTGGTCTTATTCCACTCCATTATTCTCGCTCCCCTCTGTCAGCAGATCATTCGATAGAATCACGGTTTTGCCGTTATATTTCATGCACCATACTGGCTCCAGCCAGACAAACATCGCTTGATCTTGATCTGATGCCGTTGTCGCAGCTTGATACGCAGGGAAAATCTGTTCAATTTTCTCCAGATCATCATATTTCGTCTGTTTGATGATCAGATTCTTCAGCTCTGTCCCATTCATCAGCTTGACCTGTTCACTCTGACTCGCTTTGTTGCCAAGAATGTAGTTTGGACGCTTGTAATTCAAGATGTCATCATTCGCCCATTGTACTTCCAGAGAGGTCATACCAAATGGATGCTTCGTACTATTGACGATTGGCAGACCATCCATAAACATATTGAAGGACAGCTGCTGGTTGCTGTTGATGCCAAAGTATTGATAGTCATCAGTAAAGCTTCCCGTATCATTGAAATACTTCACGCTTCGCTTGATCAAATCCCCCGTTTGAAAAACAGTACTGGAATTGATATTGCGGTGCTGATATTGGATGCGGTGATCTTTTTGATTGGCTTCAAGACGACTTGTCCCATCTGTATACACCGTCCGGTTTAAATTAGATTCCTCACCGACAAGACTTGGGTCTGTAAACAAAGCGTCCTTGAATTTGGTTGTCTTAATCGTTTCGATAAAGAACATTTTTGCTTCAAGCTGCTTTTGCTTTCTCGGCAGGAGGAAATCTCTTTTAGAATTCTCTGAGAATGTATAAAGATCATAGCGCGGCATCTCGCTTTGAGCGGCTGCGATGCTGTCCATCAGATTACGATAGTTGGCGGACTCAATCGTCAGCTCAAGCACCGTTTCCTTGCTATATGAGACCAAATAGACTTTTTTATTGGCCTTATTCTGCTGGGCAAACGGCACAATCATCCGATCAAATGAGTTGTATTCAATGGATTTATTCGGCCATTTAAACAGTGCTTGGAAAATATCAATCGGAATCGGATCATTGAACACAAGATCCAATGTCTTCCCCTGTCCTCCGCGTCCATAGAAGAAATTTTTAAATCTCTGCTCGGAATATTGGTCCGACACATCGGCAATCTCTTTGACATCCCACAGGCTCACATCATTCCAAAAGTTTTGGAAGAGTTCCTTTTGATCCACTTTGAAATGCTCTCCATTGGAATGGATGAACATCTCACGCGGCTTCACGACATCAATGAGACTTCGGGGCTCATCGCTTGAAATCTTCTTCGTTTCCACGACCTTTGTGCCGGCATCCGCCTGATCCTGCATGACGGGCTGGAACATCCAAATATTCCATGTAAACACAAGGCTGATCGCAATTAGGATTGTCAATATTATGGTTTTAAAGGTCTCACGCTTCATCCCAATCATCCTCTTGTTCTTCATTGTACGGAAGGGTAAAGGTTACCGTTGTTCCTTTTCCTTCAATGCTGTCAGCCCAAATATCTCCGCCATGAGCCTGAACCATTTCTTTTGCAATCGCAAGTCCTAGGCCGGTACCGCCAAGCTTTCTTGTTCTCGCTTTATCCACTCGATAAAAACGTTCAAAGATTTTATCCATATCCTTCTTCGGAATACCGATTCCTTCATCTTTGACGCTGAATAACACAAGCCCTTCATCCTCATCCAGATCGACTGTGAACGTAATATGTCCACCCTCTGGAGAATATTTCATGGCATTGGAAATGATGTTATCGAGCACCTGTGTGATTTTATCTTGATCAATTTCCACATATATTTCACGCTGCGGCAGATTGCGGATAAAATCGACATGCTGCTCCTTCGTCATTTCAAAACGATCAATGACGAGCGAGATAAACCTGATAAAGTTCGTCCACTCACGGTTGAATTGATAGTCCTTGCTGTCGAATTTGGACAGCTGGAGCAGGTCGTTGACAAGCCTGATCATACGCTCTGTTTCATTTTGCGTGACACTGAGGAACCTTGGCGCAAGCTCTTTATCACCAATTGCACCTTCAGCTAATGCCTCAAGATAGCTTCGCATCGTCGTCAGCGGTGTACGCAGCTCATGCGATACGTTCGCTACGAATTCACGGCGTTCAGCATCAATTTTCTCTTGCTCTGTCACGTCATAAATGACAGCAATTAAGCCGTCGATCTTCCCATGCTCTTTCTGAATGACTGAAAAATTGACACGCAAAACAGACAGCTGATCTTCGCGTTCAATTTCTATCAGCATGGAGTCTTGATTTTCAACTAAATCTTCAAATGTATGGGTTTCCTCTAGGCCGAGCAATGACGTAATGGGCATCTCTAATGCTGTTTCACGTGAAACATTCAGAAGCTCTAATGCCGGGCTGTTTAATAGAATAATGGCACCGTTTTGATTCGTTGCAATGACACCATCCGTCATATATGCAATGACAGAAGAAAGCTTTTTCCGCTCACCCTCTGTCATCAGCTGAGCTTCCTCCAGCTCTCTCGTCAGATGGTTAAAGGTCGTCGCTAGCTGACCGATCTCATCATGTCCATACTTTCGGACCTTTCTGGAAAAGTTCCCTTTGGCGAGCTCGATCGCTTGCTTTCTCATATCCGAAATTGGGTGTGTGATGGTTCTGAATATGAATATACCAAGTAGAGCAGTAATCCCAAGGGCAAGCAGCGTTCCCGTTGCCAAAATCGTATTAATGGTTCGCATTTGGTTAAAAACACTTTCCATGGAGGAGACCACATAAATGACACCAACGGTTTCTTGGTTTTCATTTTTCACGGCTGTCGCTGATATGCGGACTCGTTTATTCGATTCTGGGTCATAGAATTTTTTCTCGTAGTCTTTGCCAACCGCGAAAATACGGCTAATGATTTGATCTGTGATTTTTTTCCCGGCAATCTCTTGACTGCCATTATTCACAGAGGCAATGACCTCTCTGCTTTCGTCAATATAGCTGACTTCAGAAATTTCATTAGACTCATCTTTGTTGTTAAAATCGTTTAAAATCTTTTGAGCATCCTCTTTTAATTCCGCCTTGCTTTTCGATGAATCCTGTTCTAGGTAATACGATAACGAGTAGATTCGCTGATTCAAGGAATTATCATAAGAATTAATTAAGGACTGCTCTAGCTGCTTCACAAAGTAGACGCCAATGATCTGCATGGCGACAATGATCAGCAGCACGTAGATTAAGGTCAATTTGAAGTGAATCGAGCGAAAAAAACCTACTTTATTCATAAGAATCTTAGTCCTGCTCTGGGTTTCTTAAATAGTAGCCGACGCCTCGTCTTGTCACGATCCAGCTCGGGTGGCTAGGGTTGTCTTCAATTTTCTCACGAAGACGGCGCACTGTAACGTCTACTGTACGGACATCTCCAAAGTAATCGTAGCCCCATACAGTTTGTAGTAAATGCTCACGTGTCATGACTTGTCCAATGTGCTTCGCTAAGTAATGAAGCAATTCGAATTCACGGTGCGTCAACTCGATCGTTTCCTCACGCTTAGACACGACATACGCATCTGGGTAAATGACAAGTGATCCAATCTCGATATCATTTGATTCAGATTCTTCCTCCGATTGCGGAGCAGCAGTCTGTCTTCTCAAATTCGCTTTCACACGTGCAAGCAGCTCGCGCGTGCTGAATGGCTTCGTCACATAATCATCCGCTCCAAGCTCAAGACCGATGACCTTATCAATTTCAGAGTCCTTCGCTGTAAGCATAATAATCGGCATGTCATATTTCTTTCTCACTTCACGGCATACTTCAACGCCATCTTTGTTCGGCAGCATAATGTCGAGCAGAATGATGTCCGGCTTCATTTCTTCTACCATTTCAAGGGCTTCATTTCCGTCATACGCACAATGAACCTCATAGCCCTCTTTTCTTAAGTTAAATTCCAATATATCCGCAATCGGTTTTTCATCATCTACGACAAGAATCTTTTTTTCCATTATGATTTCCTCCTGCATTTTTAGCATCTATGTCATTTCATTTTGCATGTCTCATCAGGCCTTTTTCGTTCGAGTAAAAAAGGCTCACTATCTATTATAACGTTTTACGAGGCAAAGATAAAAATAATAACGGCTTTCTTTTCTAGTGAACGTTGGATAGGAAGGACACGGCTCAAAAAAATTGATGACTTTTTCCTTTTTTATCGAAACTTTTCCAATCACCAAACGTCTATATACATGTAACGTCTTCTTCTTATGGAGCCGGGCCCTACCTAGGTCCGGCTTCTCCCTTTTTATGCCTTCTTTTCATAAAATAAAAACGCACCTGCGATTGCAGATGCGTTTGGAAGTGGCTCGGGACGGAATCGAACCGCCGACACACGGATTTTCAGTCCGTTGCTCTACCAACTGAGCTACCGAGCCATCATCAAAAAGATGAATATGTATAAATGGCGGTCCGGACGGGACTCGAACCCGCGACCTCCTGCGTGACAGGCAGGCATTCTAACCAACTGAACTACCGGACCTCAGTAACTTGCCCGAAAAAGCAATCGTGGTGCTCTTTCAAGCAAGTGAGGAAAAATTAGCTTAACGCTAAAGTAAATCAATGACCCGTACGGGATTCGAACCCGTGTTACCGCCGTGAAAGGGCGGTGTCTTAACCGCTTGACCAACGGGCCAATACATGGTGAGCCATGAAGGACTCGAACCTTCGACCCTCTGATTAAAAGTCAGATGCTCTACCAACTGAGCTAATGGCTCTCGGTTTGTGAAAAGTGAATCTGAAGAAGCTGTATTGCGTCAAACCAATCGCTTTCAAAAAAGCTGGAACATCGCATCCTAACAAGTTTCAGAGACCTTTGCAACAACGAGATTTATAATATCATAGAGTCATTACATATGGCAATACGTTTTTCGACATTTTTTTAAAAAAAGTGTCGGATTTGATATCTCCTGTCAAATCGCCCATTTCTGCAATCGCCTTCAATTTTGATCCTTCTTTTCAATGGTCACTGTTTATTCAAGCACATAGAAACGTTTTAGACCGTCTGAAAATGGTTATACAATAGACAAGTAACATTGTGATTGAAAAAGGAGGAAGCAGCATGAGTTCATTCAAATTAGGAGATAAAATGCCCAATTTTTCACTGCCAACGGTGCAGGGAGAACACATTGATTTCTATAAACATTTAGAGGAGCATCAAAGCTGGCACCTCATCATTTTCTTTAGAGGATCCTGGTGCCCAGTATGCGTAGAGGAATTAAAGGAGCTAGAAAAGCAGCAATCATACTTTCAAGACAAGGATATTCACTTAATGGCGATTTCAACGGATAACCCTGAGAACTTGAAGGAATTTGCTGATAAAGAGGGACTTTCCTTCCCGATCATGTCTGACCAAGATCTCACATCATTAAAAGCATATGAAGTCTTCTATCACGGGGAAGATGCTCCATATGAAGATCACGGGGTACACGGAGAACCCGCCTATTTCTTATTAAATGAAAAAGGGCAAGTGCTCTATCAGCAAAGACAAACAAGCCCATTTGGCAGACCGCATGCGAATGAATTGCGCAAAATTATCCAATACATTCGTAAAAATTTAAAAGGGCAATATAAAAGCCTAAAATAAGAAAGAAGCTCTCGTAATGAGGGCTTCTTTTTTATGAATGTATTTTGTTGAATAGCCAGTCTGCCATAAAATAAACAAAGAGACCCGCCATTAATATCACAAACGTGACAGGTGGTCGATCCTCTTGGATGAACGAATATAGCGCATGTCCACCTAATGCCAGAAGATAAAAGATAAACGCCGGCACAGCTGCTTTTTTTGCGTTTATTTGCTCCCTTTTCGTCATTTTCCTAAAAAACATTGCGCCACTCCCTTTACGTTGCTTTCTTCATCGTCACCCGGCGAAGTGCCCGCGATCGGATATATTCCATTGGTCCAATCCGCCATACATTTAAGCAAAATGCTGAAATCGCTATTTGCAGAAGTGA encodes:
- a CDS encoding S1C family serine protease, whose protein sequence is MVDYRDVEWKPRRSRKGYFLSGLIGVLVGAFLMGFFFPYVSGQSGSPFGWQPAGDQQASEGPLKTVNVSVNDAVTKVVSSMSDTVVGVINIQKSSFWEEGGEAGSGSGVIYKKKGDTFYIVTNHHVIKGANQLEVSLQDGTRIGADLVGSDQLMDLAVLTVKSDKIKKTAAFGNSDHVKPGEPVIAIGNPLGLEFAGSVTQGVISGTERAIPVDSNGDGQADWNAEVLQTDAAINPGNSGGALINMDGKVIGINSMKIAESEVEGIGLSIPANLVIPVIEDLERYGEVKRPYLGVGMKSLADIASYHWQETLKLPEKVTTGVVVMSVEPLSPAGKAGLKELDVVTSFDGKDVQNIVDLRKYLYQKKVGDKVKVQFYRSGKKKSVEVKLSQTDRFGG
- a CDS encoding MBL fold metallo-hydrolase, with translation MSLQFSVLASGSTGNAFYLETDEHAFLVDAGLSGKQMVELLGQIDRKPEDLDGIFVTHEHSDHIKGLGVMARKYKLPVYANAKTWKAMESHIGKIDTEQKFHFDMETVQSFGGLDVESFGVSHDAAEPMFYVFHYGGRKLALMTDTGYVSDRMKGIIKSANTFVFESNHDVGMLQMGRYPWSIKRRILSDVGHVSNEDAALAMTDVIGDATSRIYLAHLSQDNNMKDLARMAVQQTLEMKGYVVGDGFDLYDTDPKKATPLCAV
- a CDS encoding two-component system regulatory protein YycI; amino-acid sequence: MEWNKTKTIFILAFLVLDIFLGFQYFEKRSTDHFAIIEKTDTLEEMKADGIKYGNLSDEAKIGYRITAEKKQYTKKDVDGLADQKAKSTFPKTDKDDPVTLLEMTFNKPVALPKKDMKTAATNLVNQRLLDGKNYKLWSIDEETGKIVFFQTYKGKYIFQEGLDDTETIGKITLDLNDQNEVVSYQQSMVTSINEVRKETLVPALETVKDLYTQNMLSQNTTVNKVELGYYTQYPGASTQVMVPVWRVELEGESAGSKKKTEEEYLINAIDGSTLDHIEKDDKSSME
- the yycH gene encoding two-component system activity regulator YycH produces the protein MKRETFKTIILTILIAISLVFTWNIWMFQPVMQDQADAGTKVVETKKISSDEPRSLIDVVKPREMFIHSNGEHFKVDQKELFQNFWNDVSLWDVKEIADVSDQYSEQRFKNFFYGRGGQGKTLDLVFNDPIPIDIFQALFKWPNKSIEYNSFDRMIVPFAQQNKANKKVYLVSYSKETVLELTIESANYRNLMDSIAAAQSEMPRYDLYTFSENSKRDFLLPRKQKQLEAKMFFIETIKTTKFKDALFTDPSLVGEESNLNRTVYTDGTSRLEANQKDHRIQYQHRNINSSTVFQTGDLIKRSVKYFNDTGSFTDDYQYFGINSNQQLSFNMFMDGLPIVNSTKHPFGMTSLEVQWANDDILNYKRPNYILGNKASQSEQVKLMNGTELKNLIIKQTKYDDLEKIEQIFPAYQAATTASDQDQAMFVWLEPVWCMKYNGKTVILSNDLLTEGSENNGVE
- the walK gene encoding cell wall metabolism sensor histidine kinase WalK; the encoded protein is MNKVGFFRSIHFKLTLIYVLLIIVAMQIIGVYFVKQLEQSLINSYDNSLNQRIYSLSYYLEQDSSKSKAELKEDAQKILNDFNNKDESNEISEVSYIDESREVIASVNNGSQEIAGKKITDQIISRIFAVGKDYEKKFYDPESNKRVRISATAVKNENQETVGVIYVVSSMESVFNQMRTINTILATGTLLALGITALLGIFIFRTITHPISDMRKQAIELAKGNFSRKVRKYGHDEIGQLATTFNHLTRELEEAQLMTEGERKKLSSVIAYMTDGVIATNQNGAIILLNSPALELLNVSRETALEMPITSLLGLEETHTFEDLVENQDSMLIEIEREDQLSVLRVNFSVIQKEHGKIDGLIAVIYDVTEQEKIDAERREFVANVSHELRTPLTTMRSYLEALAEGAIGDKELAPRFLSVTQNETERMIRLVNDLLQLSKFDSKDYQFNREWTNFIRFISLVIDRFEMTKEQHVDFIRNLPQREIYVEIDQDKITQVLDNIISNAMKYSPEGGHITFTVDLDEDEGLVLFSVKDEGIGIPKKDMDKIFERFYRVDKARTRKLGGTGLGLAIAKEMVQAHGGDIWADSIEGKGTTVTFTLPYNEEQEDDWDEA
- the yycF gene encoding response regulator YycF — translated: MEKKILVVDDEKPIADILEFNLRKEGYEVHCAYDGNEALEMVEEMKPDIILLDIMLPNKDGVEVCREVRKKYDMPIIMLTAKDSEIDKVIGLELGADDYVTKPFSTRELLARVKANLRRQTAAPQSEEESESNDIEIGSLVIYPDAYVVSKREETIELTHREFELLHYLAKHIGQVMTREHLLQTVWGYDYFGDVRTVDVTVRRLREKIEDNPSHPSWIVTRRGVGYYLRNPEQD
- a CDS encoding peroxiredoxin family protein translates to MSSFKLGDKMPNFSLPTVQGEHIDFYKHLEEHQSWHLIIFFRGSWCPVCVEELKELEKQQSYFQDKDIHLMAISTDNPENLKEFADKEGLSFPIMSDQDLTSLKAYEVFYHGEDAPYEDHGVHGEPAYFLLNEKGQVLYQQRQTSPFGRPHANELRKIIQYIRKNLKGQYKSLK